The Medicago truncatula cultivar Jemalong A17 chromosome 4, MtrunA17r5.0-ANR, whole genome shotgun sequence genome includes a region encoding these proteins:
- the LOC11407455 gene encoding protein ROOT INITIATION DEFECTIVE 3 isoform X2, whose translation MLNMQQVDKRKMVVEEGEALVACSDKSMRIGVTIWDMETGEKMLHIPTCASPPLGMLCLRNRFLVASQLNKHGSVGGGAIVVWPLNKPQQPLLNYTVEAIGPLSCTKEGIYLVGGALSGTAYIWDVTSGKLLKTWTAHYKSVDHIIFSNDDSLLISGSIDGMICVWSMISLLDVEETESSNPLLHCLSGHMSSITGLLATTCSCFSILISSSLDGTCKVWDFITGRLMQTQGYPLAITCITLHQGEHILFCGAKNGTIIVNMLDIGLEQGPNFMIREDKSLELTGHMGAITAMASSRTCLISSSEDCTICIWDVIGWTITRRFDLQKWKVTNLVVIPRSPAFSASNNTRELKRYIVSPLDKCPLQISRYKETTTLLSLCRLFKEKQTYIDLRSTGLLRQNMFGSQKTDMPMTMTIEMKVETNIENRSWGIKMAKHVIVMNRQLKSRLLDMIRCRLLCTNKIHSQKTARKKLKIKSISLEGEN comes from the exons ATGTTGAACATGCAACAAGTTGATAAGAGAAAGATGGTGGTGGAAGAAGGAGAGGCATTGGTGGCATGCAGTGACAAAAGCATGAGAATTGGGGTGACAATATGGGATATGGAAACAGGAGAAAAGATGCTTCACATACCAACATGTGCTTCACCACCTTTAGGTATGTTATGCTTAAGAAATCGATTTCTCGTGGCATCACAATTGAACAAACATGGATCTGTAGGTGGAGGAGCCATTGTTGTCTGGCCCTTGAACAAG ccGCAACAACCACTTTTGAATTACACAGTGGAGGCCATTGGGCCACTTTCTTGCACAAAAGAAGGCATATACCTTGTGGGAGGTGCTTTATCTGGAACTGCTTATATCTGGGAT GTGACTAGTGGAAAATTGTTGAAGACTTGGACAGCTCATTATAAATCTGTAGACCACATAATATTTTCTAATGATGATTCTCTTCTTATTTCTGGGTCAATTGATGGTATGATATGTGTTTGGTCCATGATAAG TTTGCTAGATGTGGAAGAAACAGAAAGCTCGAATCCTTTATTACATTGTTTGTCGGGGCACATGTCCTCCATAACAGGTCTTTTAGCTACAACTTGCAGTtgcttttcaattttaatatcaAGCTCTCTTGATGGAACATGCAAG GTTTGGGATTTCATCACTGGAAGACTTATGCAGACTCAAGGTTATCCTTTGGCAATAACTTGCATCACACTTCACCAAGGAgaacatattttgttttgtggTGCAAAAAATGGAACAATAATTGTCAACATGCTTGATATTGGTTTGGAACAAGGTCCTAATTTCATGATTAGAGAAGACAAATCACTTGAATTGACAGGACACAT GGGAGCCATTACTGCAATGGCATCTAGTCGGACATGCCTAATATCGTCTTCTGAAGACTGCACAATCTGCATATGGGATGTGATCGGTTGGACAATCACTCGAAGATTCGATCTTCAAAAAT GGAAAGTAACTAATCTCGTCGTGATACCTCGGTCTCCAGCATTCTCCGCATCGAATAACACGAGAGAGCTCAAACGATATATCGTTTCTCCATTGGATAAGTGTCCTCTGCAGATCAGCAGATACAAGGAAACTACCACTCTTCTTTCTTTGTGTCGCctcttcaaagaaaaacaaacttaCATTGATTTAAGAAGCACTGGTTTATTGAgacaaaatatgtttggttcacAG AAAACAGACATGCCTATGACCATGACCATAGAaatgaaagtggaaacaaataTAGAGAATCGTTCATGGGGAATAAAGATGGCAAAACATGTAATAGTGATGAATAGACAGTTGAAGTCACGATTGTTGGACATGATACGTTGCAGATTGCTTTGTACAAACAAAATTCACTCTCAAAAAACAGCTAGAAAGAAGCTCAAAATTAAGAGTATTTCATTGGAAGGGGAAAATTAA
- the LOC11407455 gene encoding protein ROOT INITIATION DEFECTIVE 3 isoform X1, which translates to MLNMQQVDKRKMVVEEGEALVACSDKSMRIGVTIWDMETGEKMLHIPTCASPPLGMLCLRNRFLVASQLNKHGSVGGGAIVVWPLNKPQQPLLNYTVEAIGPLSCTKEGIYLVGGALSGTAYIWDVTSGKLLKTWTAHYKSVDHIIFSNDDSLLISGSIDGMICVWSMISLLDVEETESSNPLLHCLSGHMSSITGLLATTCSCFSILISSSLDGTCKVWDFITGRLMQTQGYPLAITCITLHQGEHILFCGAKNGTIIVNMLDIGLEQGPNFMIREDKSLELTGHMGAITAMASSRTCLISSSEDCTICIWDVIGWTITRRFDLQKSGKVTNLVVIPRSPAFSASNNTRELKRYIVSPLDKCPLQISRYKETTTLLSLCRLFKEKQTYIDLRSTGLLRQNMFGSQKTDMPMTMTIEMKVETNIENRSWGIKMAKHVIVMNRQLKSRLLDMIRCRLLCTNKIHSQKTARKKLKIKSISLEGEN; encoded by the exons ATGTTGAACATGCAACAAGTTGATAAGAGAAAGATGGTGGTGGAAGAAGGAGAGGCATTGGTGGCATGCAGTGACAAAAGCATGAGAATTGGGGTGACAATATGGGATATGGAAACAGGAGAAAAGATGCTTCACATACCAACATGTGCTTCACCACCTTTAGGTATGTTATGCTTAAGAAATCGATTTCTCGTGGCATCACAATTGAACAAACATGGATCTGTAGGTGGAGGAGCCATTGTTGTCTGGCCCTTGAACAAG ccGCAACAACCACTTTTGAATTACACAGTGGAGGCCATTGGGCCACTTTCTTGCACAAAAGAAGGCATATACCTTGTGGGAGGTGCTTTATCTGGAACTGCTTATATCTGGGAT GTGACTAGTGGAAAATTGTTGAAGACTTGGACAGCTCATTATAAATCTGTAGACCACATAATATTTTCTAATGATGATTCTCTTCTTATTTCTGGGTCAATTGATGGTATGATATGTGTTTGGTCCATGATAAG TTTGCTAGATGTGGAAGAAACAGAAAGCTCGAATCCTTTATTACATTGTTTGTCGGGGCACATGTCCTCCATAACAGGTCTTTTAGCTACAACTTGCAGTtgcttttcaattttaatatcaAGCTCTCTTGATGGAACATGCAAG GTTTGGGATTTCATCACTGGAAGACTTATGCAGACTCAAGGTTATCCTTTGGCAATAACTTGCATCACACTTCACCAAGGAgaacatattttgttttgtggTGCAAAAAATGGAACAATAATTGTCAACATGCTTGATATTGGTTTGGAACAAGGTCCTAATTTCATGATTAGAGAAGACAAATCACTTGAATTGACAGGACACAT GGGAGCCATTACTGCAATGGCATCTAGTCGGACATGCCTAATATCGTCTTCTGAAGACTGCACAATCTGCATATGGGATGTGATCGGTTGGACAATCACTCGAAGATTCGATCTTCAAAAAT CAGGGAAAGTAACTAATCTCGTCGTGATACCTCGGTCTCCAGCATTCTCCGCATCGAATAACACGAGAGAGCTCAAACGATATATCGTTTCTCCATTGGATAAGTGTCCTCTGCAGATCAGCAGATACAAGGAAACTACCACTCTTCTTTCTTTGTGTCGCctcttcaaagaaaaacaaacttaCATTGATTTAAGAAGCACTGGTTTATTGAgacaaaatatgtttggttcacAG AAAACAGACATGCCTATGACCATGACCATAGAaatgaaagtggaaacaaataTAGAGAATCGTTCATGGGGAATAAAGATGGCAAAACATGTAATAGTGATGAATAGACAGTTGAAGTCACGATTGTTGGACATGATACGTTGCAGATTGCTTTGTACAAACAAAATTCACTCTCAAAAAACAGCTAGAAAGAAGCTCAAAATTAAGAGTATTTCATTGGAAGGGGAAAATTAA